GGTGTTCATTTGGGTTCTGGTGACAAGCAATACACCACGCCATGGACAGCTCTTCGTGCTGATAAACCGTTTCCATTTGGTCGATGCGACCGTGGCAGGAAACACAGCTGACGCCGGAATTCACGTGGGCGGAGTGATTGAAGTAGACGAACTCAGGCAGGTTGTGAATCCGAATCCACTGCATACTCTTGCCCGATTCCCAACTTTCGTGGATGGGTTTCAGGTTGATGCTGTCTGCCTGAACCGCTGCAAGTGAAGTCTGCCCGGCTTCGTTCTTTGGACTGTGGCAATTGATACACGTCGCTGTCGGCGGGATCGCCGCATGCGAAGCGTCAAAAACAGTGTTGTGGCAATAACGGCAATCCAATTTCAACTGCCCTGCGTGAATCGCATGACTGAACGGCACCGGCTGTTCTGGCTGATAGCCAATATTCAGCGTGACGGGGTCCGTAATTAGGCCCCCCATCGCAGCTGCAAACAGCCCGCCGCCGCCAATGGCAGCTCCCAGGACTAGGAGGAAAGGGTTGGTCCACCGCGGAAATAGAAAACGTTCCATGATCATCGACCGGCGGCATGCCGGACGCTTACGCGCAGAAAAGTTCGACGGGTACTTTCGAGGATGCGAAGTATCGGGTGAGCGCGGGCGAATTGACAAGGGCATCGTTGGGCCGAGCGACATTGTGTCGCTAAGTTTCCACCTCAAGTCCTGTGGCTCATCGTCGCAGCGCTGATTCGGCGTAGTAAATCAGTCGACTTTGACGGTTGTGATCCGCATCGGATTGAACTGATCGGCTCAAACGGTTGCTTTCATTTAGTCGATTATTTTTTCCACCAACGTCCGTCTTCACTGACCGGCAAAACTTCGCATCGCATTGAATCAAAAGCAGAAGCGAGTTCACCGATCGCCCAGTCAATGTCACTGCACTCCAAACGGTATTCTGGCCACCCCCAACCGCCTGGCCACATTAGGTGCGGCGCGGGCCATCGAAGGTTTTCCTCCACACGATGTAAACGCACCAACAATCGCGGCATTGACTTTACACCCTCCGATGTTAGCGAACTCTCTCGGCCAGTTTGGGGACGCCGAGTCCATTCGCTAGAAACCCAAGGCTTCGACTCCCACAACTCACCTGTTTCAAATTCCGCCGCTCCTTCGCGGCGGTAGGCAATCCCATGCTCGGCCTCTAACCGCTCACACATCGCTTCGCGCATCGCTCGCGATCCAGTCACCAATGCCAACGACGGTGACCCGACCAACAAGTGATCGTGCAGCTGCCGCATGGTCCAACCGAACCGAGGATCCCGAAAGTGTGGCACGACGTCGCAGGCCGGCTTGAGCACAAACTGACGTGCGGTGTAACGGGGATGGGGCACAACCAGATTGGTCGCCCCGCCAACGAGCTGCCCATGAAGCACGACATCCAAGTCGATCGATCGGGCATCCCAACGGCGACGACGCTGACGCCCCAGTCGATTCTCCAATTCCTGCAAACGGCCGAGAACTTCGCGAGCCGGTGCGGTGGTCTCGAAAGCCCCGACCGCATTCAAAAATGGCTCCTGACCGCTCGGCCCGCCAATCGGAGGCGTTTCGAAAAGCCTGCTGGTCTGCAGCGGGTTTTCGGTAGAGACAATATCCCAACCCGCAATTTCGCTGGCTGCCGCGGCGATCAGATCATGCCGATCGCCCAAGTTGCTGCCAAAACTGATCAAGCACTGGGATTGCTGAACATGCTGCGGGGTCGATGCCCCCGGCAAAGGTCTTGAAATGGGCGGGGAGGTAGGCTTCATGCCGACATCCTACAGCGCTTTTAATCGTTTTTCGACGACCAATCCGGCATCACTCCGATAGGCGACGAAGCATCAATAGACGCATCTCACAAACCTGCTTTCCGGGGATCTGCGTTGCAGAAAGCGACAATATGTGTCGTCCAGGTTCAACTTGGATCGTCCCGAGCGTCATCGGTTGCCAACGCTTGACATAACCTTCCTGCCGGATGACACGATCCTGATCGGCTCCGATCACGGGACTTTCAACGGGAGTATCGATCTTTGCCGCGAGGGTCGACTCCCCGAGCTTCAGCTGGATCGTCGCCCCAACGTCTTCTTTC
This is a stretch of genomic DNA from Stieleria sp. JC731. It encodes these proteins:
- a CDS encoding cytochrome c3 family protein, producing the protein MERFLFPRWTNPFLLVLGAAIGGGGLFAAAMGGLITDPVTLNIGYQPEQPVPFSHAIHAGQLKLDCRYCHNTVFDASHAAIPPTATCINCHSPKNEAGQTSLAAVQADSINLKPIHESWESGKSMQWIRIHNLPEFVYFNHSAHVNSGVSCVSCHGRIDQMETVYQHEELSMAWCIACHQNPNEHLRPQEFVTKLDWEPSDDFWKEQYDVANQEEFAKKVRAEQNIHPQRHCAVCHR
- the folK gene encoding 2-amino-4-hydroxy-6-hydroxymethyldihydropteridine diphosphokinase, with product MKPTSPPISRPLPGASTPQHVQQSQCLISFGSNLGDRHDLIAAAASEIAGWDIVSTENPLQTSRLFETPPIGGPSGQEPFLNAVGAFETTAPAREVLGRLQELENRLGRQRRRRWDARSIDLDVVLHGQLVGGATNLVVPHPRYTARQFVLKPACDVVPHFRDPRFGWTMRQLHDHLLVGSPSLALVTGSRAMREAMCERLEAEHGIAYRREGAAEFETGELWESKPWVSSEWTRRPQTGRESSLTSEGVKSMPRLLVRLHRVEENLRWPAPHLMWPGGWGWPEYRLECSDIDWAIGELASAFDSMRCEVLPVSEDGRWWKK